In the genome of Flaviflexus ciconiae, one region contains:
- a CDS encoding PPA1309 family protein, producing the protein MENDGPKALDPKVAALKDAVTDIEKFVATDGWDAPIRIFAIVKAVPALEKAPELAEELPADVAVNAITDPNTLFSVEQEGLPQASTLEELLAQLAWPEEVDGAAIVAERIIVPPSAEMDLPKDPQRALIALSEHPEREDVRMAVGYMREGHSWCAVRTRSHDNDADVVGSPDAVPGLVAALKATFE; encoded by the coding sequence ATGGAAAACGATGGACCCAAGGCCCTTGACCCGAAGGTAGCCGCCCTGAAAGACGCCGTTACCGACATTGAGAAGTTCGTGGCAACGGACGGTTGGGACGCTCCGATCCGCATCTTTGCGATCGTCAAAGCCGTTCCTGCCCTTGAGAAGGCACCGGAACTAGCAGAAGAGTTGCCCGCCGATGTCGCGGTCAACGCGATCACCGACCCCAATACCCTCTTCTCAGTCGAGCAGGAGGGTCTCCCCCAGGCGTCAACCCTGGAAGAGCTTCTGGCCCAACTAGCATGGCCCGAGGAGGTGGACGGCGCGGCGATTGTCGCCGAGCGCATCATTGTTCCGCCGTCCGCGGAAATGGACCTTCCCAAGGACCCGCAACGCGCTCTTATTGCCCTCTCCGAGCATCCCGAACGCGAGGATGTTCGGATGGCGGTGGGCTACATGCGTGAGGGGCACAGCTGGTGCGCGGTCCGCACCCGCTCCCACGACAACGATGCCGACGTGGTTGGTAGCCCCGACGCCGTACCCGGCCTCGTCGCAGCCCTCAAGGCCACCTTCGAGTAG
- a CDS encoding YlbL family protein translates to MPYRDDSLAPTPPRILLGGVAAIGFGALLTWQAFMPTTYLYQAPGPALSVTELEGSPVIVLTNTDAPTYPSETDLHLTTVSTFGNPEESVLGAAALEAYLDNDKNLIPVRALYSEEITTEEVRASSAAMMANSQIDAVLAGYGLAGIEIPVTLTMVYVAEGSNAEGLIEENDVLVSLQAPGEDAYLPSTFPQLREYLAGIEPGTELEVTVERGGAERVVSFETIAPTDGSEGSLLGVGVVTEPQEGSPGANISLENIGGPSAGQMFALEIYDQLTEGSLGGDNVIAGTGTVDSLGDIGPIGGIEHKLIGARNAGATYFLAPVENCDEVIGNEVDGMQIIAVDTLDDSVEALDAIKAGDTGHLPTCEG, encoded by the coding sequence GTGCCCTACCGAGATGACAGCCTTGCCCCGACGCCACCCAGAATCCTTTTGGGTGGCGTCGCAGCGATCGGATTCGGGGCACTTCTGACGTGGCAGGCTTTCATGCCAACCACGTATCTTTACCAGGCGCCGGGGCCCGCGCTGTCCGTGACGGAGCTGGAAGGATCACCCGTTATCGTTCTCACGAACACCGATGCTCCTACCTATCCGTCGGAAACCGATCTTCACCTGACCACGGTCTCGACTTTCGGTAATCCCGAGGAGTCGGTTCTCGGCGCGGCAGCGCTCGAGGCATACCTCGATAACGACAAGAACCTGATTCCCGTCCGTGCCCTCTACTCGGAGGAGATCACGACCGAAGAAGTACGAGCATCCAGCGCCGCCATGATGGCGAACTCTCAGATCGATGCGGTTCTCGCAGGCTATGGCCTCGCGGGAATTGAAATCCCCGTGACCCTCACGATGGTGTATGTGGCAGAGGGCTCGAACGCCGAGGGACTTATTGAAGAAAACGATGTTCTTGTCAGCCTGCAGGCCCCCGGCGAGGACGCATACCTCCCGTCGACCTTCCCGCAATTGCGCGAATACCTGGCTGGTATTGAACCCGGCACCGAGCTTGAGGTCACGGTCGAGCGCGGGGGAGCAGAGCGCGTCGTCTCCTTTGAAACGATTGCTCCGACCGACGGTTCTGAAGGCTCGCTCCTGGGAGTCGGTGTGGTTACCGAACCGCAGGAAGGATCCCCGGGAGCCAATATTTCTCTGGAGAACATCGGCGGTCCCAGCGCGGGTCAAATGTTTGCGCTCGAGATCTACGACCAGCTCACCGAGGGTTCGCTCGGCGGCGACAACGTCATTGCCGGCACCGGCACGGTTGACTCACTTGGCGATATCGGGCCGATCGGTGGAATCGAGCACAAGCTGATCGGTGCCCGCAATGCTGGAGCCACCTACTTCCTGGCACCCGTGGAGAACTGCGATGAGGTTATTGGCAACGAAGTCGACGGCATGCAGATCATTGCCGTCGATACCCTTGACGATTCGGTTGAAGCTCTCGATGCAATCAAGGCCGGGGACACCGGTCACCTCCCGACCTGCGAAGGCTAA
- a CDS encoding UPF0182 family membrane protein, with protein MTTSSFPNRPWSTGGGSGTTSRANSGGGGGGAFIPTVIVLGALLFLFVITANVWTEVLWFDQLEAVRVFWTQWGAQIGVGAVATLILAIVLWLNMKLAYPADGIPEPGAIRNRNLDPYRDGISKYRKLTFYGLPVVLGLIFAAGTGAQWRTVLMFINREPFGMKDPEFGLDVGFFVFTLPMLQLLLSFMVKLLVGSWIVALVMHYLYGGIDPTQKPLYVSKKARIHLSVLGAISSLVAAGWFWLSRYELLIGDNYRYAGASFTDVQASLPAREIMTGICVIIAGIFVWVAVKGVLRVAIAGIAVAVIAQIVVGTAYPALVQQFQVQPNAVELESPYIQRNIDATLAAYGLDNIDQTTYNAETEATAGQLREDSQSTAQIRLLDPNIVSPTFNQLQQNRQYYGFASQLAVDKYEIDGEDRDTVIAVRELNLNGLGDDQRTWVNDHTVYTHGYGVVAAFGNTAQDDGRPAFYEQGIPSVGELGEYEPRVYFGQNSPDYSIVGVPDGADAWELDYPNDDAPNGQVNNTYSGDGGPKIDNIWTKLLFATKFRDQEIFFSDRVNENSQILYDRDPHTRVEKVAPYLTLDSKAYPAVVDMDGDEETAKDLVWIIDGYTTTNQYPYSARESLEDATTTTDPNSQIVGYIPEEVNYIRNSVKAVVNAYDGSVTLYRWDEDDPVLKVWDKIFPGQLTDMNEMSGDLMSHVRYPEDLFKVQRQLLTRYHVKDAASFYSGGDFWNVPPDPTVGEGATTTAQPPYYQTLQMPGTDEATFSLSTSFIPGGNTDRNVLTGFLAVNADAGSEAGVKDEDYGQLRLLELPRDLTVPGPGQVQNSFNANAEVSQELNLLRQGGSTVRSGNLLTLPMGGGLLYVQPVYVQASQGTSYPLLQYVLVAFGDQVGFAPTLDQALDQVFDGDSGAEAGDSNVDAEEREERAEDAKDGATQEPTDDATEQPTEEPTDEPTEDSTGPTQVVGSAQERLDIALRNAQDAMEDSQEAMQSGDWAAYGEAQDRLDEALEQAVEAQQELDGEN; from the coding sequence GTGACAACTTCTTCTTTCCCGAATCGCCCGTGGAGCACGGGCGGAGGCTCCGGGACCACCTCGAGAGCCAATAGCGGCGGCGGGGGCGGAGGAGCCTTCATCCCGACCGTTATTGTCCTCGGCGCCCTGCTTTTCCTCTTCGTCATCACGGCGAATGTCTGGACCGAGGTGCTCTGGTTTGATCAGCTCGAAGCCGTGCGCGTCTTCTGGACTCAGTGGGGAGCGCAGATCGGCGTTGGTGCCGTCGCTACCCTTATCCTCGCCATTGTTCTGTGGCTCAACATGAAGCTCGCGTACCCGGCTGATGGCATTCCCGAGCCGGGGGCAATCAGGAACCGCAATCTTGACCCCTACCGGGACGGCATCAGCAAGTACCGGAAGCTGACCTTCTACGGACTTCCCGTCGTCCTCGGCCTTATTTTCGCGGCAGGGACCGGTGCGCAGTGGCGCACGGTCCTCATGTTTATCAACCGTGAACCGTTTGGCATGAAGGACCCCGAGTTCGGTCTCGATGTTGGCTTCTTTGTCTTCACGCTCCCGATGCTGCAGCTTCTCCTGTCCTTCATGGTCAAGCTCCTTGTCGGCTCGTGGATCGTCGCGCTCGTCATGCACTACCTGTACGGTGGCATCGACCCGACCCAGAAACCGCTGTACGTCTCGAAGAAGGCCCGCATCCACCTGTCGGTCCTTGGCGCGATCTCCTCGCTCGTTGCTGCCGGCTGGTTCTGGCTGTCCCGATACGAGCTCCTCATTGGCGACAACTATCGCTACGCGGGTGCGTCGTTCACCGACGTGCAAGCATCCCTCCCCGCTCGCGAAATCATGACCGGCATCTGCGTCATCATCGCGGGTATCTTCGTATGGGTTGCTGTTAAGGGCGTCCTGCGCGTCGCTATCGCGGGTATCGCAGTCGCCGTGATCGCCCAGATCGTGGTGGGCACCGCATACCCGGCTCTCGTCCAGCAGTTCCAGGTACAGCCGAACGCTGTTGAGCTCGAATCGCCATACATTCAGCGCAACATTGATGCGACCCTCGCGGCCTACGGCCTCGATAACATTGATCAGACCACGTACAACGCGGAAACCGAGGCGACCGCGGGCCAGCTCCGCGAGGACTCCCAGTCGACGGCTCAGATCCGTCTGCTCGATCCAAACATCGTTTCGCCAACGTTCAACCAGCTTCAGCAGAACCGCCAGTACTACGGTTTCGCCAGCCAGCTGGCTGTCGACAAGTACGAAATTGATGGCGAGGATCGCGATACCGTGATTGCGGTTCGCGAGCTCAACCTCAACGGCCTTGGCGACGACCAGCGCACGTGGGTTAACGACCACACGGTCTACACGCACGGCTACGGCGTCGTTGCCGCCTTCGGCAATACCGCTCAGGACGATGGTCGTCCGGCCTTCTACGAGCAGGGGATCCCGTCCGTTGGTGAGCTCGGCGAGTACGAGCCCCGCGTCTACTTCGGCCAGAACTCTCCGGACTACTCGATCGTCGGTGTCCCCGACGGTGCGGACGCGTGGGAGCTTGACTACCCGAACGATGATGCCCCGAATGGTCAGGTGAACAACACCTACTCGGGTGATGGTGGCCCGAAGATCGACAACATATGGACGAAGCTTCTCTTCGCCACGAAGTTCCGGGACCAGGAGATCTTCTTCTCCGACCGTGTCAACGAGAACTCGCAGATCCTTTACGACCGTGATCCCCACACTCGTGTGGAGAAGGTTGCCCCGTACCTGACACTCGACTCGAAGGCATACCCCGCCGTTGTCGACATGGATGGCGACGAGGAAACGGCCAAGGATCTGGTATGGATCATCGACGGTTACACGACGACAAACCAGTACCCGTACTCGGCACGCGAGTCCCTCGAGGACGCCACGACCACGACGGATCCGAACAGCCAGATCGTTGGCTACATCCCCGAGGAAGTGAACTACATCCGTAACTCCGTCAAGGCCGTTGTGAACGCCTACGACGGTTCGGTCACCCTGTACCGCTGGGACGAGGACGATCCCGTCCTCAAGGTGTGGGACAAGATCTTCCCCGGCCAGCTCACCGACATGAATGAAATGTCGGGCGACCTCATGAGTCACGTCCGCTACCCGGAGGACCTGTTCAAGGTTCAGCGACAGCTGCTTACCCGTTACCACGTGAAGGATGCTGCTTCGTTCTACTCCGGTGGTGACTTCTGGAATGTTCCCCCGGACCCGACGGTCGGCGAGGGTGCCACGACGACGGCTCAGCCGCCGTACTACCAGACGCTGCAGATGCCGGGAACGGACGAAGCGACCTTCTCACTGTCGACCTCCTTCATCCCGGGCGGTAACACTGACAGGAACGTCCTCACGGGCTTCCTCGCGGTCAATGCCGATGCCGGTAGCGAAGCGGGAGTCAAGGACGAGGACTACGGTCAGCTCAGACTGCTCGAACTGCCGCGTGACCTGACGGTCCCGGGCCCGGGCCAGGTCCAGAACAGCTTCAACGCCAACGCTGAAGTCTCGCAGGAACTCAACCTGCTCCGACAGGGTGGATCGACGGTTCGTTCCGGTAACCTCCTGACGCTTCCCATGGGTGGCGGCCTGCTGTACGTCCAGCCGGTCTACGTCCAGGCGTCGCAGGGTACCTCGTACCCGCTCCTCCAGTACGTCCTCGTAGCCTTCGGTGATCAGGTTGGATTTGCTCCGACGCTCGACCAGGCACTCGACCAGGTCTTCGACGGAGACTCCGGTGCCGAGGCAGGGGACTCGAACGTGGATGCGGAAGAGCGCGAGGAACGGGCTGAGGACGCAAAGGACGGCGCCACACAGGAGCCGACCGATGATGCGACCGAGCAGCCCACCGAGGAGCCGACGGACGAGCCCACCGAGGACTCGACCGGGCCGACGCAGGTCGTTGGCTCCGCGCAGGAACGTCTCGACATCGCGTTGCGTAACGCACAGGACGCCATGGAGGACTCGCAGGAGGCCATGCAGTCCGGCGACTGGGCAGCTTACGGCGAAGCCCAGGATCGTCTCGATGAGGCGCTCGAGCAGGCAGTCGAAGCCCAGCAGGAGCTCGACGGTGAGAACTGA
- the nudC gene encoding NAD(+) diphosphatase codes for MIDGELPLSRIEHDADALSRTDPDLLTRITSGRFILVRENQIAADHEGLVSVTADDIPTDMLTWDHVSYLGKTDETAWSALHLDTTNFELDAEGMPYGDRRLTALHHRNFVSLRKIGHRLTGLESGLATMGTALGAWRDDRKHCQACGGIMAPMAGGWEGACRDCNLVTYPRTDPSVIMAIRDQDDRLLLGHASNWEPTRYSCLAGFVEAGEALEHAVVRESFEEAGVEIDRLEYFGSQPWPFPRSLMAAFRAWTTSTIIEVDGEEITRARFFSREEFASEIAAGNLTVPMSSSVARYLIEDWYGGTLPVNRDGTRNEW; via the coding sequence ATGATTGATGGCGAACTGCCCCTGTCGAGGATTGAACACGATGCTGATGCTCTGTCACGGACCGATCCGGACCTCCTGACCCGCATCACCTCCGGACGCTTCATCCTCGTGCGGGAAAACCAGATCGCCGCCGATCACGAAGGCCTCGTATCGGTCACGGCCGATGACATCCCCACCGACATGCTCACGTGGGATCACGTGTCCTACCTGGGTAAGACCGACGAAACCGCGTGGTCGGCCCTGCACCTTGACACCACGAACTTTGAACTCGATGCCGAAGGTATGCCCTACGGAGACCGCAGGCTCACGGCGCTGCACCACAGGAACTTTGTATCCCTGCGCAAGATCGGACACCGGCTGACCGGCCTGGAATCCGGCCTCGCCACCATGGGAACCGCCCTCGGTGCGTGGCGTGACGACCGTAAGCACTGCCAGGCCTGCGGTGGAATCATGGCGCCGATGGCGGGCGGATGGGAAGGGGCGTGCCGAGACTGTAACCTCGTCACCTATCCCAGAACCGACCCGAGCGTCATCATGGCGATCCGGGACCAGGACGACAGGCTTCTGCTCGGCCACGCCTCCAACTGGGAACCCACCAGGTACTCCTGCCTTGCCGGTTTCGTCGAAGCGGGCGAAGCCCTCGAGCACGCCGTTGTCCGCGAATCCTTTGAGGAAGCCGGAGTGGAAATTGACCGGCTCGAATACTTCGGTTCCCAGCCCTGGCCGTTCCCGCGCTCCCTCATGGCTGCCTTCCGTGCCTGGACCACCAGCACCATCATTGAAGTTGACGGCGAGGAGATCACTCGGGCCCGCTTCTTCTCCCGCGAAGAATTCGCCTCCGAGATCGCCGCCGGCAACCTCACCGTCCCCATGTCTTCCTCGGTAGCCCGCTACCTCATTGAGGACTGGTACGGCGGAACGCTCCCCGTCAATCGTGACGGAACCAGGAACGAGTGGTAA
- a CDS encoding zinc-dependent metalloprotease, whose product MNEPDPRDDQWKDMLRAVLGDQAADEVIASMESQGFDPANFARMNPNGPDVSALMGQLRSMLSGAPDGPVNWKIAEQVARESITRDGVDTLTNADVEKVKSNLALANMWLNEATALESSYGPEQAWSRLDWIAHAQSTFRRMTEPVAANLNRAFSTAMEQQIAEMPEEMKAMIGGQASTFLNQMMATMTGMQFGAALGELAKQSFGSTDTGLPFVEGHTTALVPTNVTEFAEELEASEDEVFLYVAVREHAHARLFASSAWLRAYLLDTIEAWARDINIDMAAVEEQIRGIDMSNPQGMPEIDLTDVFNPAPTDDQKGVLTQLETILALIEGWVCEVTDLATAGHLPDAAALREMFTRRRATGGPAEVTFGNLVGLELRPRKLREAAAFWKMALEKGDLESRDHFWSHPDLLPDSEDLDNPEPFFTTQESDLESEIDDLLAGIFAEDEAGEKPSGPEEPLPPTSN is encoded by the coding sequence GTGAACGAACCGGATCCGCGCGACGACCAGTGGAAAGACATGCTGCGTGCCGTCCTCGGCGACCAGGCCGCCGACGAGGTCATCGCATCCATGGAATCCCAAGGTTTTGATCCCGCTAATTTTGCACGAATGAATCCCAATGGCCCCGATGTTTCGGCCCTCATGGGACAGCTTCGCTCCATGCTTTCCGGAGCCCCCGACGGTCCCGTCAACTGGAAGATCGCTGAGCAGGTAGCACGCGAAAGCATCACCCGCGACGGAGTCGACACCCTGACCAACGCGGACGTTGAAAAGGTCAAGAGCAACCTGGCCCTGGCAAACATGTGGCTTAACGAGGCAACGGCCCTCGAGTCCTCCTACGGCCCGGAGCAAGCATGGTCCCGCCTCGACTGGATCGCACACGCCCAGTCGACCTTCCGCCGCATGACCGAACCGGTCGCCGCGAACCTCAACCGTGCGTTCTCCACCGCCATGGAGCAACAGATTGCGGAAATGCCTGAAGAGATGAAGGCCATGATTGGCGGACAGGCCTCCACCTTCCTCAACCAGATGATGGCAACAATGACCGGCATGCAGTTCGGCGCTGCCCTTGGTGAGCTCGCCAAGCAGTCCTTCGGCTCAACCGATACCGGGCTACCGTTTGTCGAGGGCCACACGACTGCCCTTGTCCCCACCAACGTCACCGAATTCGCGGAGGAACTAGAAGCATCCGAGGATGAAGTCTTCCTCTATGTCGCGGTGCGCGAACACGCACACGCCCGCCTCTTTGCTTCGTCCGCATGGCTTCGCGCCTACCTGCTCGACACGATCGAGGCCTGGGCCCGGGACATCAACATCGACATGGCGGCGGTCGAGGAGCAAATCCGCGGCATCGACATGTCCAACCCGCAGGGTATGCCTGAGATCGACCTGACCGACGTTTTCAACCCGGCGCCCACCGACGATCAGAAGGGCGTCCTCACCCAGCTCGAGACCATCCTCGCCCTGATCGAGGGTTGGGTCTGCGAAGTCACCGACCTCGCCACCGCAGGTCACCTTCCCGACGCTGCCGCGCTCCGAGAAATGTTCACCCGTAGGCGCGCGACCGGCGGTCCAGCTGAGGTCACCTTCGGCAACCTTGTTGGCCTTGAACTCCGCCCCCGCAAACTCCGCGAGGCAGCAGCTTTCTGGAAGATGGCGCTCGAGAAGGGCGACCTAGAGTCCCGAGACCACTTCTGGTCGCACCCCGATCTGCTTCCCGACAGTGAGGACCTCGATAACCCCGAGCCGTTCTTCACCACCCAGGAGTCCGACCTGGAATCGGAAATCGATGATCTGCTGGCAGGTATCTTCGCGGAGGACGAGGCAGGCGAAAAGCCATCCGGCCCGGAGGAGCCCCTCCCACCGACCTCGAACTAA
- the mnmA gene encoding tRNA 2-thiouridine(34) synthase MnmA yields MRVLAAMSGGVDSAVAAARAVDAGHDVVGVHMALSKSRAEHRTGSRGCCSVEDGYDARRAADKLGIPYYVWDLSDDFEDTVVDDFLSEYAAGRTPNPCVRCNEHVKFAALLERGLAMGFDAVCTGHYADLRDIEGSDGVRHELHRAANHPKDQSYVLAVMGKQVLGNVLFPLGDVPTKDQVRVEAAARGLGVSLKPDSYDICFIADGDTRGFLRKRLGENPGDIVDETGAVVGQHLGAFAYTVGQRRGLGLGIPAKDGQPRFVTKIDIDANLVHVGPVEALDVYRIVGSDTVWLAPDLDPAEPLRVGVQVRAHGREIPATVQSVESKLLVDLDEPLRGLAAGQSVVVYDGSRVLGQATVEETK; encoded by the coding sequence GTGAGGGTTCTGGCAGCAATGTCCGGAGGAGTTGATTCGGCGGTGGCGGCAGCGCGTGCCGTCGATGCTGGTCACGACGTTGTCGGCGTTCATATGGCGCTGTCGAAATCACGAGCCGAGCACCGCACCGGATCACGCGGATGCTGTTCCGTTGAGGACGGCTACGATGCTCGCAGAGCCGCCGACAAGCTTGGGATCCCCTACTACGTGTGGGATCTTTCCGACGACTTTGAAGACACGGTCGTCGATGATTTCCTGTCCGAGTATGCGGCGGGTCGTACCCCCAATCCCTGCGTGCGCTGCAATGAGCACGTGAAGTTTGCGGCCCTCCTCGAACGCGGGCTTGCCATGGGATTCGATGCCGTGTGCACCGGCCACTACGCGGACCTGAGGGACATTGAAGGATCCGACGGGGTCCGCCATGAATTGCACAGGGCGGCTAATCACCCGAAGGACCAGTCTTACGTTCTTGCTGTCATGGGTAAGCAGGTTCTTGGTAATGTCCTGTTCCCGCTCGGCGACGTTCCCACGAAGGACCAGGTCCGGGTTGAGGCGGCCGCACGCGGCCTCGGTGTTTCACTGAAGCCTGACTCCTACGACATTTGCTTCATTGCCGACGGAGATACTCGAGGCTTCCTTCGCAAGAGGCTAGGGGAGAACCCCGGCGACATTGTGGACGAGACCGGCGCGGTTGTTGGGCAGCACCTCGGTGCCTTCGCATACACGGTCGGCCAGCGCCGCGGCCTCGGCCTCGGAATCCCCGCCAAGGATGGTCAGCCCCGTTTTGTCACGAAGATCGACATTGACGCCAACCTCGTTCACGTCGGTCCGGTGGAAGCCCTCGATGTTTATCGCATCGTCGGATCGGACACGGTCTGGCTGGCTCCGGACCTTGATCCCGCCGAGCCGCTCCGCGTAGGTGTTCAGGTCCGCGCCCACGGCCGCGAGATTCCCGCTACGGTTCAATCAGTGGAATCGAAGCTCCTGGTCGACCTCGACGAGCCCCTTCGGGGACTTGCCGCAGGACAGTCCGTTGTCGTCTACGACGGCAGTCGGGTACTTGGTCAGGCAACCGTGGAGGAAACAAAATGA
- a CDS encoding ATP-dependent helicase, translating to MDVEELLSALDPDQRQVAENLRGPLVVRAGAGTGKTRAITYRIAHGVLVGAYEPNRVLAVTFTSRAAGEMRSRLRDLGAHGVQAQTFHAAALRQLSYFWAHAVGGPMPQIQESKVGLVAQAAGQLGIGVDRTTIRDLAAEIEWSKVTLTGQENYVEKARATGREGVAGQTLESIGRLIAAYEEAKSARGVIDFEDILLILIGIMAERDDIARQIRHQYRYFVVDEYQDVSPLQQRLLDHWLGERRDLCVVGDVSQTIYSFTGATPSYLRDFRKRFKEASEIELVRDYRSTPQIVDAANRVIAPGRLEGAVKLQAQRPSGPAVAYHDYDDDDAEAKDIAKKILALQEQDVPLSEIAILVRTNSQSQAFETALGDAGIGFVMRGGERYFSRREVREAMVMMRSYARSGVESTMPEAVREIVTQLGWARKAPKNTGAQRERWEALNALVTLADDIAEVREADLAGFVAELEERASMQNAPTVEGVTISTLHAAKGLEWDAVFLAGMSEGLMPISLAETPEAVNEERRLLYVGITRAREHLFVSYARARSASGRGNRKRTRFLDGIWPETENISRATRNRRRAKDAALEFELNHPDDLRLLESLKAWRKAQSAEERKPAYLILVDRVLMNIAAAKPTTIHELGKVKGIGTMKLDQYGSAILQIVDAS from the coding sequence ATGGACGTAGAAGAACTGCTGTCGGCGCTCGACCCGGACCAGCGACAGGTTGCGGAGAACCTCAGGGGACCCCTCGTTGTGAGGGCAGGTGCAGGCACCGGTAAAACCCGTGCGATCACCTATCGGATTGCCCACGGTGTTCTCGTTGGTGCCTACGAACCCAACCGCGTTCTTGCCGTCACGTTCACGTCCCGCGCCGCGGGAGAAATGCGCTCGCGGCTCCGAGATCTGGGTGCCCACGGCGTCCAAGCCCAAACCTTCCACGCTGCCGCCCTCCGCCAGCTCTCCTACTTCTGGGCCCACGCCGTTGGCGGCCCCATGCCGCAGATTCAAGAATCCAAGGTTGGTCTCGTTGCCCAAGCGGCAGGCCAACTCGGTATCGGCGTTGACAGAACCACGATCCGTGACCTTGCCGCAGAAATTGAATGGTCGAAGGTGACACTGACCGGCCAGGAAAACTACGTTGAAAAAGCCCGTGCAACCGGGCGCGAGGGAGTGGCCGGGCAAACCCTCGAATCGATCGGCAGGCTTATCGCGGCCTACGAGGAAGCGAAGTCGGCCCGAGGTGTCATCGACTTCGAAGATATTTTGCTCATCCTCATCGGGATCATGGCGGAGCGGGACGACATTGCCCGACAGATCCGCCACCAGTACCGCTATTTTGTGGTCGACGAATACCAGGATGTTTCGCCACTTCAGCAACGCCTCCTTGACCACTGGCTGGGGGAGCGGCGCGACCTGTGCGTCGTTGGCGACGTGTCCCAGACGATCTACTCCTTCACGGGAGCCACCCCTTCCTATCTGCGAGACTTCCGCAAACGCTTCAAGGAAGCTTCCGAGATTGAACTCGTTCGCGACTACCGTTCCACTCCGCAGATCGTTGATGCTGCCAACCGCGTGATCGCCCCAGGGAGGCTCGAAGGCGCTGTCAAACTCCAAGCACAGCGACCGTCTGGCCCCGCTGTTGCCTACCACGACTACGACGATGACGACGCGGAAGCGAAGGACATTGCGAAGAAGATCCTTGCCCTTCAGGAACAGGACGTCCCCCTGTCCGAGATAGCAATTCTCGTTCGCACGAACTCCCAAAGCCAGGCATTTGAAACAGCCCTTGGAGATGCTGGGATCGGGTTTGTCATGAGGGGAGGGGAACGCTATTTTTCCCGCCGCGAGGTCCGAGAAGCCATGGTCATGATGAGGTCCTATGCTCGTTCCGGCGTGGAAAGCACCATGCCCGAAGCAGTGCGTGAGATCGTCACCCAGCTTGGCTGGGCCCGTAAGGCACCAAAGAACACGGGCGCCCAGCGGGAACGATGGGAAGCGCTCAACGCCCTTGTCACCCTGGCCGATGACATCGCGGAAGTACGGGAAGCCGACCTTGCCGGGTTCGTTGCCGAGCTGGAGGAACGCGCCAGTATGCAGAACGCCCCCACGGTCGAAGGTGTCACGATCTCCACCCTCCACGCCGCCAAGGGCCTCGAATGGGATGCGGTCTTCCTGGCAGGAATGAGCGAAGGCCTTATGCCGATTTCCCTCGCGGAAACGCCGGAAGCAGTGAACGAAGAACGCAGGCTCCTCTACGTTGGGATCACTCGCGCCAGGGAACACCTCTTCGTGTCCTACGCGCGCGCACGCTCAGCATCCGGCAGGGGAAACCGAAAGCGCACCAGGTTCCTCGACGGGATCTGGCCCGAAACGGAAAACATCTCCAGAGCCACCCGCAACCGCAGACGAGCAAAGGATGCGGCGCTCGAGTTTGAGCTCAATCATCCAGATGATTTGCGGCTCCTCGAGAGCCTCAAAGCCTGGCGTAAGGCCCAGTCAGCCGAAGAGCGCAAGCCCGCCTACCTCATCCTTGTTGACCGGGTTCTCATGAACATCGCGGCCGCCAAGCCCACCACCATTCACGAGCTTGGCAAGGTCAAAGGCATTGGAACGATGAAGCTCGACCAGTACGGATCGGCAATCCTTCAGATCGTCGACGCCTCATAG